In Amphiura filiformis chromosome 1, Afil_fr2py, whole genome shotgun sequence, the following are encoded in one genomic region:
- the LOC140156481 gene encoding uncharacterized protein: protein MASCNGVLLVWCLVVLLDCRGRVSCSPTPTPLTSTLTVSKSKVDASSNSTSSRITSTEATTNPASTQITSTETVTVQEETTQQLSTVIFPTSEALTISTEITSSSTRHPDIPEPNEPQIDISGSSVIILLDDLPPSVSYVYITSQSTSTSRRRRQETNPSDDQSAFIVANLTRSDVENGASNFTLGDNKIYGGYKNTPLEDGMEYTVRVGYARCTDRGCDVVWSNPTTFTAPVISAAKDSAVVGIIMGVLFTLIVLAVVIVIFIFWCKKNRSKKKYSAEKPQPKEAKVNEAFSDEEGFEEIELDDVIYNDIKSFKWDIFWSDLRLTKRVLGKGHFSEVRLGGVRIQDRWIKSAVKILRDGAPDYDNAKTEIHEEFKAMTKISLHPNVINVLGICEHKGNVYAALEFSPHGNLRKFLRENRKELTGENQVIRNKVSNLNSEQLINIAIGVAKGMEHLAQHGIIHRDLAARNILVGKNMTPKVANFAKPHGKVLTASQRDPIRWLSVESLQMRIYTGKSDAWSYGILLWEIATLGGTPYPEMETKFLNFHLNNGYRMPKPENCDSELYEMMKKCWKENPESRPSFKDIVFDLNLMASMKKNCILLEYEKGFKFVPVRPDRDNS, encoded by the exons TGGTCGTGTGTCCT GTTCACCAACACCAACACCGCTTACTTCAACTCTTACTGTGTCAAAAAGCAAAGTCGATGCCTCTTCAAATTCAACATCAAGTAGAATTACCTCAACAGAGGCAACTACCAATCCGGCATCAACACAAATCACATCAACAGAGACAGTAACCGTTCAAGAAGAAACAACACAACAATTATCAACTGTCATTTTCCCGACTTCTGAAGCATTGACCATTTCAACGGAGATAACAAGTTCAT CTACTCGGCATCCGGATATACCTGAGCCCAATGAACCTCAAATCGACATTTCTGGTTCATCTGTTATCATATTGCTTGACGATCTGCCGCCAAGCGTAAG CTACGTGTACATCACATCACAATCTACGTCTACATCGAGACGGAGAAGACAGGAAACCAACCCCAGTGATGACCAAAGTGCCTTTATAGTCGCCAATCTCACTAGGAGTGATGTTGAAAATGGCGCTTCAAATTTTACTCTTGGAGATAATAAAATCTATGGTGGATACAAGAACACACCTCTGGAAGATGGTATGGAGTATACTGTCAGGGTTGGATATGCGAGATGTACAGACAGG GGCTGTGATGTTGTATGGTCGAACCCAACAACCTTTACCG caCCAGTTATATCAGCTGCGAAGGATTCTGCTGTTGTTGGAATTATTATGGGTGTCTTATTTACATTGATCGTCTTAGCTGTAGTGATAGTGATTTTCATCTTTTGGTGCAAGAAGAATCGGTCCAAGAAAAAATACTCTGCCGAGAAACCACAACCAAAGGAAGCGAAG GTAAACGAAGCATTCTCAGATGAAGAGGGGTTCGAAGAAATCGAATTAGATGACGTAATATATAACGACATCAAATCATTCAAATGGGATATCTTCTGGTCTGATCTACGCCTAACCAAGCGAGTGTTAGGGAAAGGACACTTTAGTGAAGTTCGACTAGGAGGGGTTCGAATCCAAGATAGGTGGATCAAATCGGCTGTCAAAATTCTAAGAG ACGGAGCCCCTGACTACGACAATGCCAAAACAGAAATTCATGAGGAGTTCAAAGCCATGACGAAGATTAGCCTCCATCCAAATGTCATCAATGTGTTAGGAATATGCGAACATAAAG gGAATGTGTATGCTGCGCTGGAGTTCTCCCCTCATGGTAATCTACGCAAGTTTCTGCGTGAAAATCGCAAAGAGTTGACGGGCGAAAACCAAGTGATAAGGAATAAAGTATCTAATCTTAACTCAGAACAATTGATCAATATAGCAATTGGTGTGGCTAAAGGAATGGAGCATTTAGCACAGCATGGG ATAATTCATCGGGACTTAGCAGCGCGCAATATTCTTGTTGGCAAGAATATGACACCAAAAGTGGCCAACTTTGCTAAACCACACGGCAAAGTGTTAACAGCATCG caaCGTGATCCAATTCGCTGGTTATCAGTCGAGTCGTTACAAATGAGAATCTATACCGGCAAGAGTGACGC ATGGTCCTATGGAATTTTGCTGTGGGAGATTGCTACTTTAG GTGGAACGCCATATCCGGAAATGGAAACCAAGTTTTTGAATTTCCATCTGAATAATGGATATCGTATGCCTAAGCCTGAAAACTGTGATAGTGAGCT ATACGAAATGATGAAGAAATGTTGGAAGGAAAACCCGGAATCCCGGCCTTCTTTTAAAGACATCGTATTTGATCTCAACCTAATGGCTTCAATGAAGAAG AATTGCATCTTGCTTGAGTACGAGAAAGGATTTAAATTCGTTCCAGTGCGACCAGACAGAGACAACAGCTGA